The genome window ccccccaagcGCCACCCCTTCCCCTCGCACGGCCCCTTTAAGAGCGCGCAGCCCCGCCCCCAGGGCGTGATGACGTCAGGACGCAGCCTGCGCGCGGCTGCCGCttcctgcccccctcccctcggCCCCGCCCagcggcccccccgcccccccccccccccccccccccccccccgcagcgccGCGGTGACACCGAGCAGGAAGCGCGCGGGGCGCGGGCAGagcgggagccgccgccgccggagcCAGCGCCGCCGCCATGAACGGCAAAGGCAAGGCCGGGGGCGCGTCCCCCCCGCGTCCCCCCGGCTGCAACCGACAGCCAAcaccgcccccctccccgcccccccccccccccccagaccccctgGCCCCGGGACGCGGCGCCTTTAAGGGCGGCGCCGCAGCGCGTGAccgcgcggggccgggcggccaatgggagcggggcgggggggcgggagCGCGGGTCGCCATGGAGCCGCGCGCCTCGGCCAGGCCTTTAACCCTGGGAgtgccgggcggggggaggggcgggaCCCCCGCGCGTCAGGTGAGGGGTCCCCACGCCGTGCGGGGGGGCGAGGTGGGGGACAgacacccccccctccccctccccgctgaCGTGGGGGATCCTGCGGGTGACGTAAGGGGGACCCCGTTAGATGGGGGGGGGCGCTGAGATGGGGAGACACCCCCGCCCCCACTGCTGACGTAGGATCCCCCAGAGGACGTAAGGGGGACCCCGTTAGTTGGGGGAGGGCGCTGCGATGGGAGAGACCCCCCTGCTGACGTAGGGGATCCCCCAGGTGACGTCAGAAGGCAAGGTGCAGGAGACCCCCTGGGTGACGTAATGGaagggccccccccccccccccccgggtgaTGCAatgggggggctgtggggagcccCTACCCCGCGGGGGGGTCTCTCGGGTGCCATgagggggctcggggggtggggggaggttgGAGTGAGTGAGACACCTTTGTAacgggggggggaggggggcagctgGGTCAGGGGGACCCCCCAGGGGACaacgtgtgtgtgtggggtgcaGCTGAGGGGGTTGAGACCCCCTGAAAGGTCCAGGAtgggggggggcacccaggggggGCTGCCGTGGCTTAATGGGCTGCATCCTGGCAGCAGAGGGGGGTTTCCCTGGAAGGGGGTACTCCAGGGGTGGGGGGTACCCCAGGAtgggggagggagcagggtAGGGGACACCCATGGGCGGCTGCCATGATAATTAACAAACGGGACTTTCCAAAGACTTAAGAATAATCAAAACTGACTGGTCGGCGGCTTCGGGCTGAACTTTCCTCCTTCCCGCAGGACAATACCCCACGCCGCCGTCCTTCCCGGTACAGCCGCCTGCCACCCCCCCGGTGTACCCCCAGACCGTGCCGCTCCCGCAGCCGCCGCCCTACACGGACGCCCCTCCGGCTTACTCCGAGGTGGGATGCTCCTCcaaaagctttctttccttctgagaCCCCCTCCTAAATTACAAAAAACCAAGTCATCGCTCcgtaacttcttttttcttcttgttgccCGGGGGACTCGCTCACCGCGTGTATCAGCGGTGGGCACCCAGCATCCTGGTGGGAGATGGGAACTATCCGGTGCCGAACCTTCGGAGCCACGCCTGGCGTTGAGACAATAAATTTCGCTCATCTCTAGCTACAAATAATACGGATAATTATCTCTTAGATGGCTTCGTGCAGCCAGTGGGCAAAAATGACCCTCGTGCAAGGAGGAGGGTGACAGTGGATGGGACAGTGATGCTGAGCGCAAAGAACAAGTCGCTCAGGTTCCTTgcatggcttttattttatttttgtcttttttttttttaccccaccAGCTTTACCGCCCCAGCTTCGTGCCGCTGGGGGCTGCCACTGTGCCCACCATGTCTGCGGCGTACCCGGGCGCTTCTGTCTTCCTGCCCGTGGCCCAGTCCGTGGCCGTGGGTCCCATCGGCTCCTCGGTCCCGATGGCGTATTACCCCGTGGGACCCATGTACCCTCCTGGTTCAACGGTCCTTGTGGAAGGTGGCTTTGATGCTGGGGCGAGGTTTGGGGCTGGCGGAACACCCAGCATCCCAGTAAGTACCAACGTACCCCCCAAACCCCGCGTGCTTCGGCGTTGGAGGGTTGCAGGCGGTAGCCGGGGAGAAatgtccttttattttctgagaaaaaacgTGTTTCTTACCCCATCCCTCATCGGGGAGAAGGGTGGGCTCCTGCTTTCCATCTCTGGCCAACCTGTGGTTCTCCAGCGGTTCTGACGCACAGCAAAACCCTTCTGTGGCCAGTACTAGCCCCAGTTTGGCTTGGGGGTCATGGTATAACGTGCGTCGGAGGGAGGCACCTGATTTTCCCTGCCCCCAAACACTGAGCTGGCCTCTCCCTGTGCGGGAGGTTCCTGCTTCCCTGGACTTTCCCCCCGTCGCTCCTGGCCACGTGAAGTTCTTGTTCTACAGCCCACGGGCTCCTCTGCGCAGGCAAAAAGCCCCGCAGGAGCTCTCCGAGGCGAGAGGGCAGCACATGGCTGAGCGTCTCACATCGGCTCCGGGGCTCCGTCACCCTGTCAAGTGACGGGGACACACGGATGGGGGGGTTTGGGGTCCCAGCAGTGAGCGATGGGGAGGTTTTGGGGTCCCGGCAGCGAGCGATGGGGATGCGGATGGGGAGGTTTTGGGGTCCCGGCAACGAGCGATGGGGATGCGGATGGGGAGGTTTTGGGGTCCTGGCAGCGAGCGATGGGGACGCGGATGGGGAGGTTTTGGGGTCCCGGCAGCGAGCGATGGGGACGCGGATGGGGAGGTTTTGGGGTCCCGGCAGCGAGCGATGGGGACGCGGATGGGGAGGTTTTGGGGTCCCAGCAGCCCGCAGCGGCGGCGTGTCAGCTCCTGCCGTGGCactgggctcagctgtcctcCCGCCTCCCCCTTCTCTGTTTTGCAGCCCCCCCCACCCGGCTGCCCCCCCAACGCCGCCCAGCTGGCCGTCATGCAGGGAGCCAACGTCCTGGTGACGCAACGGAAGGGCAACTTCTTCCTGGGAGGCTCAGACGGCGGCTACACTATCTGGTGAagaaggcaggggaaggggggagagggggggggcTCCATTTGTGTAAGGAAAGACATCACATACTGTCAGCACTTCTCACGATGTAACTGCTTTAGTCCATATTAACCCGACGTCGCGGATGAGACACGCAGCGGTGAGGGGTCTCCCCGGGCTGGTGCCCGACC of Falco rusticolus isolate bFalRus1 chromosome 19, bFalRus1.pri, whole genome shotgun sequence contains these proteins:
- the DAZAP2 gene encoding DAZ-associated protein 2 isoform X1; the protein is MNGKGQYPTPPSFPVQPPATPPVYPQTVPLPQPPPYTDAPPAYSELYRPSFVPLGAATVPTMSAAYPGASVFLPVAQSVAVGPIGSSVPMAYYPVGPMYPPGSTVLVEGGFDAGARFGAGGTPSIPVSTNVPPKPRVLRRWRVAGGSRGEMSFYFLRKNVFLTPSLIGEKGGLLLSISGQPVVLQRF
- the DAZAP2 gene encoding DAZ-associated protein 2 isoform X2, with protein sequence MNGKGQYPTPPSFPVQPPATPPVYPQTVPLPQPPPYTDAPPAYSELYRPSFVPLGAATVPTMSAAYPGASVFLPVAQSVAVGPIGSSVPMAYYPVGPMYPPGSTVLVEGGFDAGARFGAGGTPSIPPPPPGCPPNAAQLAVMQGANVLVTQRKGNFFLGGSDGGYTIW